One genomic window of Pseudomonas chlororaphis subsp. piscium includes the following:
- a CDS encoding 16S rRNA (uracil(1498)-N(3))-methyltransferase has protein sequence MNLLLLEEADFIAADRVILRDRRLTHMQEVHRAAVGDSLRVGRIGGLMGSAELLRLEAQEAELQVSLDQPPPTKLPLTLVLALPRPKMLRRVLQTVAAMGVPRLVLVNSYRVEKSFWQTPFLEPEAIREQLILGLEQTRDSVLPEVVIEKRFKPFVEDRLPALVEGTLGLVGHPGQYPACPRGLDEPVTLAIGPEGGWIPYEIDLLGKSGLQPVQLGERILRVETAVTALLARLF, from the coding sequence ATGAACCTGCTTCTGCTTGAGGAGGCCGACTTCATCGCGGCCGACCGGGTGATCCTGCGCGATCGCCGCCTGACCCACATGCAGGAAGTCCATCGTGCCGCGGTGGGCGACAGCCTGCGGGTCGGCCGTATCGGCGGCCTGATGGGCTCGGCCGAGCTGCTGCGCCTGGAAGCCCAGGAAGCCGAGCTGCAAGTCAGCCTCGACCAGCCGCCGCCGACCAAGCTGCCCCTGACCCTGGTGCTGGCCCTACCCCGCCCGAAAATGCTCCGCCGGGTGCTGCAAACCGTCGCCGCCATGGGCGTGCCCCGGTTGGTGCTGGTGAACAGCTACCGGGTCGAGAAGAGCTTCTGGCAAACCCCTTTCCTCGAACCCGAGGCGATTCGCGAGCAATTGATCCTCGGCCTGGAACAAACCCGCGACAGCGTGCTGCCGGAAGTGGTCATCGAAAAGCGCTTCAAACCCTTCGTCGAAGACCGTCTGCCAGCGCTGGTCGAAGGCACCCTCGGCCTGGTCGGCCATCCTGGCCAGTACCCGGCCTGCCCTCGTGGCCTGGATGAGCCGGTGACCCTGGCCATCGGCCCGGAAGGCGGCTGGATCCCCTACGAAATCGACCTGCTGGGCAAATCCGGCCTGCAACCGGTGCAGCTCGGCGAACGCATCCTGCGGGTCGAAACCGCCGTCACCGCCCTTCTCGCCCGCCTCTTCTAA